A window from Dehalobacter sp. DCA encodes these proteins:
- a CDS encoding dehalogenase: protein MSTFLIFLAGILFLAGILFIKPRAKKEKNWQTALVWALYVIWFLITCMGISFVYINASVGHVKATSTAIFLFGGISVVLAVVLARILGFIGIKSKAKESIQACKSFGNMSRP, encoded by the coding sequence ATGAGTACATTCTTAATTTTTTTAGCGGGGATTCTTTTTTTGGCCGGTATCCTATTTATCAAGCCACGTGCCAAAAAAGAGAAAAATTGGCAGACCGCGCTGGTTTGGGCATTATATGTAATTTGGTTTTTAATCACATGCATGGGGATTTCATTTGTTTACATTAATGCCAGCGTAGGACATGTCAAGGCAACAAGCACAGCGATTTTCCTGTTCGGAGGAATTTCAGTGGTATTGGCCGTTGTGCTGGCCCGCATATTAGGTTTTATCGGCATAAAAAGCAAGGCAAAAGAGTCAATTCAGGCTTGTAAGTCCTTCGGTAATATGTCAAGACCCTAA
- the purE gene encoding 5-(carboxyamino)imidazole ribonucleotide mutase produces the protein MISVGVIMGSDSDFSIMEEAAKILQQFSVPFEMKISSAHRTLKRTVEWVESFEKQGGKVIIAGAGMAAHLPGVIAGATTRPVIGVPIKSGALEGVDALYAIVQMPPGIPVATVGINGARNAALLAVEMLAIADLELQNQLKAFRQKMAADVEAKDSALQDKLKA, from the coding sequence ATGATCTCTGTTGGTGTAATCATGGGTAGCGATTCTGATTTTTCCATCATGGAAGAAGCAGCAAAAATCCTGCAGCAATTCTCAGTACCCTTTGAAATGAAAATATCTTCTGCTCACCGCACGCTGAAAAGAACCGTGGAATGGGTGGAAAGTTTTGAGAAACAGGGAGGAAAAGTGATCATCGCCGGAGCCGGTATGGCTGCGCATCTTCCAGGCGTGATCGCCGGAGCCACGACGCGCCCTGTTATTGGTGTCCCGATCAAGAGTGGTGCTTTGGAGGGTGTAGATGCGCTTTATGCAATTGTGCAAATGCCTCCCGGTATCCCGGTCGCCACGGTTGGGATCAACGGTGCCCGCAACGCAGCGCTCTTGGCTGTAGAAATGCTGGCGATCGCTGATCTGGAACTGCAGAACCAGCTGAAAGCTTTTAGACAAAAAATGGCGGCAGATGTTGAAGCCAAGGACAGTGCGCTTCAGGATAAACTGAAAGCTTAG
- a CDS encoding ABC transporter ATP-binding protein, with product MTSVLIAENVSKGFFRNKALHDLDLKIEEGKVYGLLGPNGSGKTTFFKIAAGLFKPTSGRMTVMGYPIGAETKKLTAFMPTDDFLFGWMKIDGILSFYTDMYEDFDRNKALEYLTFMELQENMKVSSLSTGMKARLKLAVTMARKARLYLLDEPLNGIDPISREKIVKMIMGAFRDDCAVIISSHLVSELETILDEVIFLDRGTVVLAGDAEKFRLEKSCSIEALYKEVYHG from the coding sequence ATGACATCTGTATTGATTGCTGAAAATGTCAGCAAAGGATTTTTCCGGAACAAGGCACTGCACGACCTGGATCTGAAGATTGAAGAGGGCAAAGTATACGGACTGCTCGGTCCTAACGGCAGTGGAAAAACTACATTTTTCAAGATTGCCGCAGGCCTTTTTAAGCCAACTTCCGGCAGAATGACGGTTATGGGTTATCCCATCGGGGCAGAAACCAAAAAACTCACGGCTTTTATGCCAACGGATGATTTTCTGTTCGGCTGGATGAAAATTGACGGGATCCTCAGTTTTTACACAGACATGTATGAGGACTTTGATCGAAATAAAGCACTGGAATATTTAACGTTCATGGAATTACAGGAAAATATGAAAGTCAGCAGTTTATCCACGGGCATGAAAGCCAGGCTCAAACTGGCCGTAACGATGGCCCGGAAGGCCAGGCTTTATCTTCTGGACGAACCGCTGAATGGGATTGACCCGATTTCCAGGGAAAAAATTGTAAAGATGATTATGGGTGCTTTCCGCGATGACTGTGCAGTGATTATTTCGAGCCATCTGGTCAGTGAATTGGAAACGATTCTGGATGAAGTAATTTTCCTGGATCGCGGAACGGTCGTCCTGGCTGGTGATGCGGAAAAATTCAGACTGGAGAAATCCTGCTCGATTGAGGCACTGTATAAGGAGGTTTACCATGGCTAA
- the purF gene encoding amidophosphoribosyltransferase: MDLLWDDKPKEECGLFGIFAPEKEIARLTYYGLYALQHRGQESAGIAVSDGRKIVVEKGMGLVSEVFSPDLLAGLQGKMAIGHVRYSTTGSSLLSNAQPLVVHFQNGMMALAHNGNLTNAVEIRQELGSQGTVFQTTIDSEVILNMIARYRRHSLEDAIIKTMIDIKGAYALLIMAEDKIVGARDPHGLRPLCIGRLGERYCFASESCALDTIGAEFVRDVKPGEVVTIDEAGLHTRFGTPQERIAPCSFEYIYFARPDSTLDNLNVWESRRQMGVQLAKECPIEADVIIPVPDSGTPAALGYAQTLDIPFEEGLLKNRYVGRTFIQPTQELREVAVRIKLNANKQVIRGRRVVMIDDSIVRGTTSSKLVEMVKGCGAKEVHLLISSPPVKYSCYYGIDTAEREKLIANQMNIDEIRRFVGADTLYYLSEEGLKKALGSDSVCLACFNGEYPTTVPKKFSKEDMEC, from the coding sequence GTGGATTTGCTCTGGGATGACAAGCCCAAAGAGGAGTGTGGTCTCTTCGGAATCTTTGCTCCTGAAAAGGAAATTGCCCGTCTGACTTATTATGGCCTTTATGCGTTGCAGCACAGGGGACAGGAAAGTGCGGGGATTGCTGTTTCCGATGGAAGGAAAATCGTTGTAGAAAAAGGAATGGGCTTGGTATCCGAGGTATTCTCGCCTGATTTGCTCGCAGGTCTGCAAGGGAAAATGGCGATTGGACATGTCCGGTATTCAACGACGGGTTCAAGCCTGTTATCGAATGCACAGCCGCTGGTTGTTCATTTTCAGAACGGAATGATGGCGCTGGCGCATAACGGAAATCTGACGAACGCCGTAGAAATCAGACAGGAGCTTGGCAGTCAGGGAACAGTCTTTCAGACAACCATTGACAGCGAAGTCATTCTGAATATGATTGCGCGTTACCGCAGGCATAGCCTGGAAGATGCGATTATCAAAACGATGATTGATATCAAGGGAGCCTATGCACTGCTGATCATGGCTGAAGACAAAATTGTCGGGGCGAGAGATCCCCATGGCCTGAGGCCCTTGTGCATCGGACGTCTGGGAGAGCGGTACTGTTTCGCTTCGGAAAGCTGTGCGCTCGATACGATCGGTGCGGAATTTGTCAGGGACGTTAAACCAGGAGAAGTCGTGACGATCGACGAAGCAGGGCTTCATACCCGTTTCGGTACGCCGCAGGAACGGATTGCCCCCTGCTCTTTTGAATATATTTATTTCGCGCGGCCTGACAGTACGCTGGATAATCTGAATGTCTGGGAAAGCAGGAGGCAAATGGGTGTTCAGCTGGCGAAAGAATGCCCGATTGAAGCTGATGTGATTATTCCGGTTCCGGACTCCGGGACGCCGGCCGCCCTGGGCTATGCCCAAACGCTGGATATCCCTTTTGAGGAGGGGCTGCTCAAAAACAGGTATGTTGGACGGACGTTCATTCAGCCCACGCAGGAGTTAAGAGAAGTTGCTGTCCGGATTAAGCTGAATGCCAACAAGCAGGTCATCCGCGGACGCAGGGTTGTGATGATCGATGATTCGATTGTCAGGGGGACAACGAGCTCCAAGCTTGTCGAAATGGTCAAAGGATGCGGCGCCAAGGAGGTTCATCTTCTGATTAGCTCACCTCCGGTGAAGTATTCCTGCTATTATGGCATCGATACGGCCGAAAGGGAAAAATTAATTGCTAATCAAATGAACATCGATGAAATTCGCAGGTTTGTCGGGGCGGACACCCTGTACTATCTGTCGGAGGAAGGGCTGAAAAAGGCTTTGGGTAGTGATTCAGTCTGTCTGGCCTGTTTTAACGGTGAGTATCCGACCACTGTTCCGAAGAAGTTTTCCAAAGAAGACATGGAGTGTTAA
- a CDS encoding HD-GYP domain-containing protein: MRLVNIKYVQEGSVLARPIRNSYGRILLGKGVELNKNYLAKLKDIGYDMVFIQDERFQDVEIGYAIMDKTKEIAYNAVRGVTDELEKHPEAEIDADSVRFAVLNLVQDLLHSFDILSNLTDINGYDEYTYHHSINTTVLALMLGIGKGFTQNQLLELGMGVLMHDIGKTKISKEILNKKGKLEKEEFEQIKTHPLHGYEYIRGNRDFSILSAHVALQHHEKWKGGGYPRELRENEIHEYARIASVADVYEALTSKRPYRDAMPPYLAYEYIIVHSGLQFDPEIVRIFAQSVAPYPTGTGIELSNGLRGVVIKQNPILPTRPVVRVITQGDQALDNPDDLDLSKHLSTMITTIVDH; this comes from the coding sequence ATGAGGTTAGTCAATATCAAATACGTTCAGGAAGGATCTGTGCTGGCCAGACCGATAAGAAACTCCTACGGCAGGATACTTCTCGGTAAAGGAGTCGAGCTCAATAAGAACTATTTAGCAAAGCTTAAAGATATCGGCTACGATATGGTATTCATTCAAGACGAACGGTTTCAAGATGTTGAAATCGGTTATGCCATTATGGACAAGACCAAAGAGATTGCATATAATGCGGTTCGGGGAGTTACCGATGAACTGGAGAAACATCCGGAGGCAGAGATAGATGCGGATTCAGTCCGTTTTGCGGTTCTAAATCTAGTTCAGGATTTGTTGCACAGTTTTGATATCCTTAGTAATCTGACTGATATTAACGGCTACGACGAATATACGTATCATCATTCGATCAACACCACAGTCCTGGCTTTGATGCTCGGAATCGGCAAAGGTTTTACCCAAAACCAGCTTTTGGAGCTCGGGATGGGAGTTCTGATGCATGACATCGGAAAAACAAAAATATCGAAAGAAATTCTAAACAAAAAAGGCAAATTGGAAAAAGAAGAATTTGAGCAGATTAAGACCCATCCGTTGCATGGTTATGAATATATCCGCGGCAATCGTGATTTCAGCATCCTGTCTGCCCATGTTGCGCTGCAGCATCATGAGAAATGGAAGGGCGGGGGCTACCCCAGGGAACTAAGAGAGAATGAAATTCATGAATACGCTAGGATCGCCTCTGTCGCCGACGTGTATGAGGCCTTGACCAGCAAGCGCCCTTATCGCGATGCAATGCCACCTTATCTGGCATACGAATATATCATTGTTCATTCAGGGCTGCAGTTTGACCCTGAAATTGTTCGCATTTTTGCTCAGTCTGTGGCGCCGTATCCGACAGGAACAGGTATAGAGCTTAGTAATGGTTTGCGCGGTGTTGTTATCAAACAAAACCCTATTTTGCCAACAAGACCGGTGGTCAGGGTAATCACTCAAGGTGATCAGGCCCTGGACAATCCGGACGACCTGGATTTATCCAAGCATTTATCTACGATGATCACCACCATTGTGGATCATTGA
- the purC gene encoding phosphoribosylaminoimidazolesuccinocarboxamide synthase — MEKLAMLYEGKAKKIYDTDDKNVFWVEYKDDATAFNGIKKGTIVDKGIINNKMSAMMFSYLQKNGVDTHFVELLSDREQIVRRLQMVPLEIVVRNIVAGSLVKKVGKEEGYSLASPVLELYYKDDALGDPMVNETHALAMGWATIEQINKMKEIALKVNELMTKIVAKAGIDLVDYKLEFGLIDGKVMLGDEISPDTCRFWDKDTGEKLDKDRFRRDLGKIEEAYAEVYTRLKDAVENA; from the coding sequence ATGGAAAAGCTCGCAATGCTTTATGAAGGCAAAGCCAAAAAAATCTATGATACGGATGACAAAAATGTTTTCTGGGTCGAGTACAAAGATGATGCAACTGCCTTTAACGGGATAAAAAAGGGTACCATTGTTGACAAAGGGATTATCAACAACAAGATGTCCGCGATGATGTTTTCCTATCTTCAAAAAAATGGCGTGGATACGCATTTTGTTGAGCTTTTAAGTGACAGGGAACAAATTGTCCGGCGCCTGCAGATGGTTCCGTTGGAAATCGTTGTCCGCAATATTGTAGCCGGTAGTCTCGTAAAGAAGGTGGGCAAAGAAGAGGGCTATTCTCTGGCTTCGCCTGTGCTTGAGCTTTATTATAAGGATGACGCGCTCGGTGATCCGATGGTCAATGAAACCCATGCGCTTGCAATGGGATGGGCAACGATCGAACAAATCAACAAAATGAAGGAAATTGCTTTGAAGGTCAATGAGCTCATGACCAAAATTGTTGCCAAGGCCGGGATTGACCTGGTTGACTATAAGCTGGAGTTTGGTCTGATTGACGGCAAAGTCATGCTCGGAGATGAGATTTCTCCGGACACTTGCCGCTTTTGGGACAAAGATACCGGAGAAAAGCTGGACAAGGACCGTTTCCGTCGGGATCTTGGCAAGATTGAAGAAGCGTATGCCGAAGTCTATACCCGTCTGAAGGACGCTGTAGAAAATGCTTAA
- a CDS encoding Crp/Fnr family transcriptional regulator: MGKMMNDHYILPQNFYPMLKFRDYLHLGIIRNYRKGESIVFPGETIDSIIFVLSGKLGISFMHENGKQKFMYHADPYTFIDEALGIFTSSYVHVVSEEDSSVCFFEKFQFLMILHENKELLLEFITCFSSKRCYFMHEASEAVLYKPSVRILRFFYLLCNTQGKLVDNVYEINVKISQRAISEITGVHFITVNKILRYLKKENILNKTRSKIIIYDFPQLKVLIEDWMNH, from the coding sequence ATGGGAAAAATGATGAATGATCATTATATTTTGCCCCAAAATTTTTATCCGATGTTGAAATTTCGCGATTACCTTCATTTGGGAATCATCCGTAATTATCGCAAAGGGGAATCCATCGTCTTCCCTGGAGAAACCATTGATAGTATCATCTTCGTACTTTCGGGAAAATTGGGTATCAGCTTCATGCATGAGAATGGAAAGCAAAAATTTATGTATCATGCGGATCCGTACACTTTCATAGATGAAGCCCTTGGCATATTTACAAGCTCTTATGTTCATGTTGTTTCGGAGGAAGATAGCAGCGTCTGTTTTTTTGAAAAATTTCAATTTCTTATGATCCTTCATGAGAACAAAGAATTGCTTTTAGAATTTATTACGTGTTTTTCATCCAAACGTTGTTATTTCATGCATGAGGCTAGTGAGGCGGTTCTTTATAAGCCATCCGTCAGGATTTTACGATTTTTTTATTTACTCTGCAATACACAAGGGAAACTGGTTGATAATGTTTATGAAATCAATGTGAAAATATCTCAAAGGGCGATTTCCGAAATAACAGGGGTTCATTTTATAACGGTCAATAAAATTTTAAGATATCTAAAAAAAGAAAATATTTTAAATAAAACAAGGAGTAAGATTATTATTTATGACTTCCCACAACTAAAAGTTTTGATTGAGGATTGGATGAATCATTAA
- a CDS encoding reductive dehalogenase has translation MSEISKSGGKEPKQQFSVSRRGFLRTGAAAAAMGVMGAIAAPSKVANAAIHDLSYTPAKGQWSKLRPVNNYGGATVHFVENNDQWLGTSKIVGPIKKSGEFNSGFGLATRGLLGNKAKFGLLSQGERSPLTGGIMQALGMISGDETVMGTPRKDKLPIPDPEQMSQHIKDLAYYLRADDVGIGQMPSYGYYGTKSMPPITVIAAGILPPQTPIAEVPNTEPEYPYVLTVAVEQHLETYLASTGYDGISVSQSMRCYHATANIAVIMARYIRNIGYNARAHHFGNYGLAVPPALIASGLGEHTRTGDCVAHPRMGFRNKCAAVTTDLPLVADKPIDFGMLDFCRVCMKCAVECPSKAISPDKEPVEMNGYLRWNSDYKKCTVFRCSNEEGVNCGRCIKVCPWNSKENSWFHEAGLWIGSKGETASTMLKAIDDMFGYGTEIVDKYKWWLEWPELYKINMPS, from the coding sequence ATGTCGGAGATTTCAAAAAGTGGGGGAAAAGAACCCAAGCAGCAATTTTCGGTAAGCCGCCGCGGTTTTCTGAGAACCGGGGCAGCTGCTGCCGCGATGGGTGTCATGGGGGCAATCGCAGCTCCGTCCAAGGTGGCAAACGCGGCTATTCATGACCTAAGCTATACACCTGCCAAAGGACAATGGTCGAAATTACGCCCTGTAAACAATTATGGCGGTGCCACGGTTCACTTTGTAGAAAATAACGACCAGTGGTTGGGAACAAGCAAAATTGTTGGGCCGATCAAAAAATCGGGAGAATTTAATTCGGGTTTCGGGCTTGCTACCAGAGGTCTACTGGGTAATAAGGCGAAATTCGGACTCCTTAGCCAGGGCGAAAGAAGTCCTTTAACGGGTGGCATAATGCAGGCTCTTGGGATGATTAGTGGAGATGAGACTGTCATGGGCACGCCGAGAAAAGATAAACTTCCTATTCCCGATCCCGAACAAATGTCCCAGCATATCAAAGATCTCGCTTATTATCTCAGGGCAGATGATGTTGGTATAGGCCAAATGCCTTCATACGGTTATTACGGCACGAAGAGTATGCCTCCCATAACTGTAATAGCTGCCGGTATCCTTCCGCCACAAACGCCGATCGCAGAAGTACCAAATACAGAACCGGAGTACCCCTATGTCCTTACTGTCGCGGTTGAACAGCATTTGGAAACCTATTTGGCATCTACTGGGTATGACGGAATATCTGTAAGCCAGTCAATGCGTTGTTATCATGCCACAGCTAATATTGCCGTCATTATGGCGCGATATATTCGAAATATCGGCTATAATGCGAGAGCCCATCATTTTGGCAATTATGGTCTTGCCGTTCCTCCGGCACTTATAGCTTCCGGACTGGGCGAACATACCCGTACCGGAGACTGTGTTGCTCATCCCAGAATGGGATTCCGCAACAAATGTGCTGCGGTTACCACCGATTTGCCTTTGGTTGCCGATAAACCCATTGATTTTGGAATGTTGGATTTTTGCAGGGTTTGCATGAAATGTGCTGTTGAATGTCCTTCTAAAGCTATCAGCCCAGATAAAGAGCCAGTGGAAATGAACGGCTACCTGCGGTGGAACAGCGACTACAAAAAATGTACCGTATTCCGTTGCAGTAATGAGGAAGGCGTCAACTGCGGCAGGTGTATTAAAGTCTGTCCATGGAATTCCAAAGAAAACTCCTGGTTCCATGAAGCAGGCCTGTGGATAGGCAGTAAAGGAGAAACTGCTTCAACAATGTTGAAAGCCATTGATGATATGTTCGGCTACGGGACTGAAATTGTTGATAAATACAAATGGTGGCTGGAATGGCCGGAGCTTTATAAAATTAATATGCCAAGTTAG
- a CDS encoding GntR family transcriptional regulator — MNFDNTAPIYIQIMNLIKKDIILGKMNLGEKLLSSREYAQNLKVNPNTMVRVFNELEREGVTFTKRGVGTFITESEEKVEIMKKEMAEDIVRNFIEGMMELGFNFNDMIELIKSRLDKEAVQ; from the coding sequence ATGAATTTTGATAATACTGCGCCGATTTACATTCAGATTATGAATTTGATTAAGAAAGACATAATTCTAGGAAAAATGAATTTAGGCGAAAAACTGCTGTCATCAAGGGAGTATGCCCAAAACCTGAAGGTGAATCCCAATACCATGGTAAGGGTCTTCAATGAACTGGAACGGGAAGGAGTGACCTTTACCAAACGAGGGGTAGGAACTTTTATTACAGAATCGGAGGAAAAGGTGGAGATTATGAAAAAAGAAATGGCAGAGGATATCGTCAGAAACTTTATTGAAGGAATGATGGAATTGGGATTTAATTTTAACGACATGATCGAGCTGATAAAAAGCAGGCTGGATAAGGAGGCTGTTCAATGA
- a CDS encoding Sapep family Mn(2+)-dependent dipeptidase, translated as MKGLKDAIDSFKEDLIHSVQDCIRIKSVSSDHDGTQKALEYYLALAHSMGFSTHNVENLGGVIEYGEGEKTYGMIVHLDTVPEGSGWKFPPFGGLIQEGKIYGRGAIDDKGPALSALYALKALKDSGSGISSECKVQIIIGIDEEGIWNTTPKLLKKIKEPDFSFVPDSKFPVVIAEKGLVWLEIKKKLSQESSGNSGITIETMQGGGQSLNIVPDYCEATLRLNDDQKTQTKEELKLFQEQTGYDISLEKNASVCKLISKGKSAHAFICNEGRNAISQLIMFLSLLELEGGQKEFIQAYAQSMAMEYYGESLGLSLEDQLTGKLTVNPGYILIDENNITLKVDIRFPAKERLDIIKPKIERAFSGFQGNLTIIDSLESLSFPEDDPNIRRLIQVYQDFTGDTEAKPLGMGGTTFSKAFKRAVAFGPTFPGMPKVEHQPDEYMEIEHLIKCTEIYALALQSLVRNE; from the coding sequence ATGAAAGGGTTAAAAGATGCCATAGATTCTTTTAAAGAAGATTTGATTCATTCTGTGCAAGACTGCATTCGGATTAAAAGTGTCTCTAGCGATCACGATGGTACCCAAAAGGCCTTGGAGTATTACCTTGCCCTGGCTCATAGCATGGGATTTTCGACACATAACGTAGAAAACCTGGGCGGAGTAATCGAATATGGAGAAGGGGAAAAAACCTACGGGATGATTGTTCATCTTGATACTGTCCCTGAGGGAAGTGGCTGGAAATTCCCCCCTTTCGGAGGTCTGATTCAAGAAGGAAAAATTTATGGCCGGGGCGCAATCGATGACAAAGGGCCGGCGCTCTCAGCCCTCTATGCTTTAAAAGCCTTAAAGGATTCCGGATCAGGAATTAGCTCTGAATGTAAGGTTCAGATTATTATTGGAATTGATGAAGAGGGCATCTGGAATACAACACCTAAATTATTAAAAAAAATTAAAGAACCTGATTTTTCTTTTGTTCCCGATTCGAAATTCCCGGTTGTTATTGCCGAGAAGGGCCTGGTCTGGCTGGAAATCAAGAAAAAATTAAGTCAGGAATCCTCCGGCAATAGTGGGATTACGATTGAAACCATGCAAGGGGGAGGACAGTCCCTCAATATTGTTCCTGATTACTGCGAAGCTACACTTAGATTGAATGATGACCAAAAAACACAGACCAAAGAGGAACTCAAGCTATTCCAAGAACAAACAGGATATGATATCTCTCTTGAAAAAAATGCTTCTGTTTGCAAACTTATATCCAAGGGAAAATCCGCCCATGCCTTTATCTGCAATGAAGGACGAAATGCCATTTCCCAGCTCATTATGTTTTTAAGTCTGCTGGAGCTTGAAGGCGGGCAAAAGGAGTTCATCCAAGCCTATGCCCAAAGCATGGCAATGGAATATTATGGTGAATCCCTGGGCCTCAGTCTTGAAGATCAACTGACAGGTAAACTTACTGTTAACCCCGGGTATATCCTGATTGACGAGAATAACATTACCCTGAAGGTGGATATTCGTTTCCCGGCTAAGGAGCGGCTTGACATAATCAAACCTAAAATCGAGAGAGCCTTTAGCGGTTTCCAGGGAAACCTCACAATCATCGATTCACTGGAATCTTTGAGTTTCCCGGAAGATGATCCCAATATTCGTAGACTCATACAGGTCTATCAGGATTTTACTGGAGACACTGAAGCAAAACCTCTGGGAATGGGCGGAACCACTTTTTCCAAAGCTTTCAAACGCGCAGTTGCCTTTGGTCCGACTTTTCCCGGGATGCCTAAAGTTGAGCACCAGCCTGATGAATATATGGAGATTGAACATCTTATCAAGTGCACTGAGATCTACGCCCTAGCACTTCAATCACTTGTCAGAAACGAATAA
- the purB gene encoding adenylosuccinate lyase gives MIERYTLPAMGRLWQDEYRLTLWLKIEIAACEGWAKKGKIPQEAVEVIRQKAAFSWDRVKEIEEVTQHDVLAFLTNVAENVGDEAKYIHLGLTSSDVLDTSLSLQLVEASDILLEKMDKLIDVLGRKALEYKDTLQMGRSHGIHAEPITFGLKFALWYDEMKRQRERLKYAREEIRVGQISGAVGTFANVDPAVEEWVCESLGLKPAPVSTQIIQRDRHAFYVGVLAGIASSLDKIATEIRNLQRTDVHEVEEPFGKGQKGSSAMPHKKNPVISERICGMARLIRGNAQVAFENVALWHERDISHSSAERVILPDSTIALDYMLHKMIQTLEGLRVSPEQMMTNIEKVYGLIFSQRVMLSLVDKGMSREASYALVQKNAMRAWDTKVPFKDYVLQDAEIMQFLTKEEVDALFDYEYHTKNIDYIFRRVGLLK, from the coding sequence GTGATAGAAAGGTACACGCTTCCCGCTATGGGGAGACTATGGCAAGATGAATACCGTCTAACGCTCTGGCTGAAGATAGAAATTGCAGCCTGCGAAGGATGGGCGAAAAAAGGAAAGATCCCGCAAGAGGCTGTCGAAGTAATCCGTCAGAAGGCCGCTTTTTCCTGGGACAGGGTCAAGGAAATTGAAGAAGTCACCCAGCATGACGTATTGGCCTTTTTGACCAATGTCGCTGAGAACGTCGGCGATGAAGCCAAATATATCCATCTCGGACTGACCTCTTCCGATGTACTGGATACATCGCTCTCGCTGCAGCTGGTTGAGGCTTCCGATATCCTGCTCGAGAAGATGGATAAGCTGATTGATGTTTTGGGCAGAAAAGCCCTCGAATACAAAGATACGCTGCAAATGGGAAGATCGCACGGGATTCATGCCGAACCAATCACATTCGGCCTGAAATTCGCACTCTGGTATGACGAAATGAAACGGCAGAGGGAGCGGCTGAAATATGCGCGCGAAGAGATTCGGGTAGGCCAGATTTCGGGTGCAGTCGGCACGTTTGCGAACGTTGATCCTGCCGTGGAAGAATGGGTCTGTGAGAGCCTGGGCTTAAAGCCGGCTCCAGTGTCAACCCAGATTATCCAGCGGGACAGGCATGCATTCTATGTAGGCGTGTTGGCCGGAATCGCTTCTTCACTTGATAAGATTGCTACGGAAATTCGTAATCTGCAGCGGACGGACGTCCATGAGGTCGAAGAACCTTTTGGTAAGGGACAAAAAGGCTCTTCAGCGATGCCGCATAAGAAAAATCCGGTTATTTCGGAAAGAATTTGCGGAATGGCCCGCCTAATCCGCGGGAATGCCCAGGTCGCTTTTGAAAATGTCGCACTCTGGCATGAAAGAGATATATCCCATTCCTCAGCTGAACGCGTGATCCTTCCTGACAGCACCATTGCGCTGGATTATATGCTGCATAAGATGATTCAGACTTTGGAAGGATTAAGAGTGTCCCCGGAACAGATGATGACAAATATTGAAAAGGTCTATGGTCTGATCTTCTCCCAAAGGGTTATGCTGTCGCTGGTCGATAAGGGCATGAGCAGGGAAGCATCCTACGCGCTGGTACAGAAAAATGCAATGAGAGCCTGGGATACCAAAGTGCCGTTTAAGGATTATGTGCTTCAGGATGCTGAGATCATGCAGTTTCTAACCAAAGAAGAAGTTGATGCGCTGTTTGATTATGAGTATCATACGAAAAACATTGACTATATTTTCCGCAGAGTCGGCCTACTGAAATAA
- a CDS encoding ABC transporter ATP-binding protein, whose translation MANLIKYEFIRKWRGLGIFMAIVLILNAVILIKLQIGTHTPDEQMIALGAFFTGILGVFFILYIIDVTMMYSRDLDHKTGYMFMLTPNSGYKILGSKVITAILEGLLFLLVYLLLLAVNFVGFYGEPLRALVGSDLFSMIVNQVHLEGVNLISYFTVSLLMMFVSIVGLFLMIYAAISIRKSILAEKKFGGLISFIIFMLLAWADSAITNTLTTDIFSANSMISPGVPSYTFLLIQILIQVMLGAVFFCVSAYLLENKMDM comes from the coding sequence ATGGCTAATCTGATAAAATATGAATTTATCCGAAAATGGAGGGGCCTGGGCATTTTTATGGCCATCGTCCTGATCCTGAATGCGGTTATTTTGATCAAACTACAAATTGGCACGCATACTCCTGATGAGCAAATGATTGCTCTGGGGGCATTCTTTACGGGAATACTCGGCGTCTTTTTTATCCTATATATCATCGATGTAACAATGATGTACAGCCGCGATCTTGACCATAAGACGGGGTATATGTTTATGCTGACGCCGAACAGTGGCTACAAGATCCTTGGGAGCAAGGTCATTACTGCAATATTGGAAGGATTGCTGTTTCTGCTGGTCTACTTGCTGCTGCTTGCGGTCAATTTTGTGGGATTTTACGGGGAACCTCTCCGGGCTTTGGTCGGAAGTGATCTGTTTTCAATGATTGTCAATCAGGTTCATCTGGAAGGGGTTAATTTGATTTCCTATTTTACAGTGAGTCTGTTGATGATGTTTGTATCGATTGTGGGCTTGTTTTTAATGATCTATGCCGCAATATCCATTCGCAAGAGTATCCTTGCTGAGAAAAAATTCGGCGGTTTGATCAGCTTCATCATCTTTATGCTGTTAGCCTGGGCTGACAGTGCCATAACAAATACGCTGACAACGGATATCTTTAGTGCCAATTCGATGATCAGTCCAGGGGTGCCAAGCTATACGTTTCTTTTGATTCAAATTTTGATTCAGGTGATGCTGGGTGCCGTTTTCTTCTGTGTCTCCGCCTATTTGCTTGAGAATAAAATGGATATGTGA